A segment of the Candidatus Methanomethylicota archaeon genome:
CATTCCATGAACCCATGATATAAAATCAGGAGATCTAAATACATAAGGATTAACTCTAATTACTTTTATACCATCAATATATTCTTCATAACTTGATGAGCCATCTGTAAAAGTTACTATAATCACATTAATTCCTTTAGAAGATAAGTATTTAGATAAATTATAAACATGTCTACCTAAACCACCTATAATATGTGGAGGATATTCCCAACTTAACATTAATACTTTCATTTAATAAAACCTCTATATACATTTAATATTTCTTTATAATTTTTGGCAATGAAAATTTTATTTTCATTTATTCCATAATTATTTATAATATGAAATTTCATTTCATTATCTTTTACAATTAAAGCATTTGCTCTTTCCATACAAGCCTTCTCTATATCAAATATACTCATATTAAGTAAAGTACTCAATGATCCTGCTCTTTTTATTTCAGTAGAATAAATGGATATTATTAAAGGACATTTAAAATATTTTGATATATAAAATGCTGAAATTGAAGATATCCAATCATGAGAATGAATTAAAGAAGCTCCACCATAATTATGAATTACATTAGAAGCTCCTCTTGTAAGATCAATATTTAAAAAATAAGCAAAAGCAAGAATATGAGGAGAAGTTCTACTATAAGGACCAATTTTATAAATTTTTACTCCATTTGATAAAAATTCACCATCTTGATCTCCTCTAGTAACTACAACTATTGGATAAATTTTTGCAATTTCAGTAACTATTTTATAAAGAAAATTAGATAAAGCGCCAACAATAAAAGGAGGATATTCCCAAGTAATATGAATAATAGGTTTCAATAAAAATTCACCAAATTTAGGTATAAATACTTCTAACTACAGATGATCCTAAACTATTAAGATAATAAGCTCCATTATATTCACAAATATAACCATGAATAAGAAGTTCTTTTATTGCAAAATTAAGCTCTTCTTCACTCATACAACATATTGGCTTAAGTTCTTCTATTCTTTTTGCATTTCTTTCATTTATAGCACAAAGATTATGTAATATTATTAAAACACGCATTGAAGATGCTATCTCATATACATTATGCATTATTTCACCAAAAATACTATTTAAAAAAAATATAAAAATAATTTTTGGGAGAGATTTTGAAATATGAATTTTTAGCTATAGAAGATGAAGATTGGGATTATGCTAGAAATAAGCAAATATTATTAAAATCATCAATTGGAGAATGGTCTTCTTCAATATTTTCTTCAGAAGTATTTGTAAAAAATGAAAGATTCATTGGTCCAAATAGAGATTGCCCATTTCAAGGTTTAATAACTTTTCATAATAATAAAATTATAAAACTTATTGATGGATTATTGTTTTCTTTAAATGAAGGATTTGGAGAAAAAGTATTAGTTAGCCCTTATGAAGTAATATACATTTATCCAGATTTAAAAATCTCTTTAAGTTTTGAAGAAGATTGTTTTCAATTAAATTTTAATAAAAATAATTGTAGAATCCTTCCTCTTTTTGAAAATAAATTCAATTGGGAAATTCATGAAGAATGGATTAGAATTAACTTTAATTCAATTAATATAAAAATAGGTCCTTTAGAAAGAATAGAAATAGTAGATTACTTTACTGATTGGATATATAAATTAGATTGTGGTTTTAGATATATTGATTTTGATGGAAGTATAAGATTTATTAAAGAAAAAAGGAAAATATTTAGTCCATTTATTCTTACATTAAAGAAAAACTTTATGAAGATATTTATAAATAATATGAAAGATACTTGGAAAATAAAGGAAAATTCTTGGATTAATAAATTAATTTTTCATGAAGGTCCTATTGGCGATTTAATAAAATGTAGACTTTTTACACTTAGATGTTTTGGTCTTAATATTAATGGAATATGGTTTCCAGAAGCAGGATGTTGGTGGTTTAGAGAACCTTGGATTAGAGATGCATTAGAAGGAATATTAAATAATTTTCAAATATATACAAGAATATTTAATTGGGAAGATAGAATAAAAAAATTAGGAATATTTTTAATAGAAAT
Coding sequences within it:
- a CDS encoding glycosyltransferase, whose protein sequence is MKPIIHITWEYPPFIVGALSNFLYKIVTEIAKIYPIVVVTRGDQDGEFLSNGVKIYKIGPYSRTSPHILAFAYFLNIDLTRGASNVIHNYGGASLIHSHDWISSISAFYISKYFKCPLIISIYSTEIKRAGSLSTLLNMSIFDIEKACMERANALIVKDNEMKFHIINNYGINENKIFIAKNYKEILNVYRGFIK